From the genome of Candidatus Ancaeobacter aquaticus, one region includes:
- a CDS encoding FAD-binding protein yields the protein MAIVTVSENCTGCKACIKTCPQMILALGKNKKMYVADHDRCMSCYGCEDVCESNAVFNKKAPLPNMKEDEIQTEQNQTIEPEYDVIIVGAGPAGLGAAISCAREGLNTAVFERLPNRNVSHHADGGILFSFPGATTMKKTEGFLEFPEIEFKLKDDFIHSKMEWLTADGPDGYCFDDTFKKGMTGYVASKDALVHQLADEAQNSGAHLFYNTKVKDFIYDDGKIVGGILLDGTNVHSKVVVTADGILANLSEKAKIPVNKNAQGYVQYQTFVFEKPQGLKSGYSFVMGDLKLDEDFPPAVAGIGIANNVEMSLVLYSNTKYYSLKKPMDHYLKVFIESDSRVKKYFGNNPDSLKFITQKGTRLRVRDLCKDNAVDGAVAIGDTWVAGAQLGNINSLANGIYAGKELKKAFDRNDFSKESLNNVSHFINKDIETAVNQVAKMMMYPITMDAETLTKYFEIFRPLNYPTFFYGNNMQIGLMMMGFMAKNFFKILKNPKMFQYMK from the coding sequence ATGGCAATCGTAACCGTATCTGAAAACTGTACAGGATGTAAAGCATGTATAAAAACGTGCCCACAGATGATATTGGCCCTCGGTAAAAACAAAAAAATGTACGTAGCGGACCATGATAGATGTATGAGTTGTTACGGTTGCGAAGACGTGTGTGAATCTAATGCGGTATTTAACAAAAAAGCTCCTCTCCCCAATATGAAGGAAGATGAGATCCAGACTGAACAGAACCAAACCATAGAGCCTGAATACGACGTTATTATTGTCGGTGCGGGACCTGCAGGTCTGGGTGCAGCCATTAGCTGCGCAAGAGAGGGTCTCAATACTGCAGTGTTTGAACGATTACCAAACAGGAATGTTTCACATCATGCTGACGGTGGTATACTCTTCAGTTTTCCGGGTGCAACAACCATGAAGAAAACTGAAGGCTTTTTAGAGTTTCCGGAAATTGAGTTTAAGCTCAAAGATGACTTTATACATTCAAAAATGGAATGGCTGACAGCGGACGGACCCGACGGATACTGCTTTGATGATACGTTTAAAAAAGGAATGACGGGTTATGTAGCTTCAAAAGACGCACTCGTACACCAACTTGCTGATGAGGCGCAAAATAGCGGCGCCCACCTCTTTTACAATACTAAAGTAAAAGACTTTATCTATGATGACGGGAAAATCGTCGGAGGCATTCTTTTGGATGGCACCAATGTGCACTCAAAGGTGGTCGTTACTGCTGATGGCATACTGGCAAACCTCTCTGAAAAAGCCAAAATACCGGTAAACAAGAACGCGCAAGGGTATGTACAATATCAAACGTTCGTTTTCGAAAAACCACAAGGCCTCAAAAGCGGTTACAGTTTCGTAATGGGAGATCTAAAGCTTGATGAAGATTTTCCCCCGGCTGTTGCAGGTATCGGTATTGCAAACAATGTTGAAATGTCTCTGGTACTCTATTCAAACACGAAATACTACTCATTAAAGAAACCGATGGATCATTACCTGAAAGTATTTATCGAAAGTGATTCTCGCGTGAAAAAATACTTTGGAAATAATCCGGACTCATTGAAATTTATAACTCAAAAAGGCACACGATTAAGAGTGCGTGACCTCTGTAAGGACAATGCAGTAGACGGTGCCGTGGCAATCGGTGACACCTGGGTAGCAGGCGCACAATTAGGCAATATCAACTCACTGGCAAACGGTATCTATGCCGGAAAAGAGCTCAAAAAAGCGTTTGATAGAAATGATTTTTCAAAAGAATCGCTCAATAACGTTTCTCATTTCATTAATAAAGACATTGAAACCGCCGTAAACCAGGTAGCTAAAATGATGATGTATCCGATAACAATGGATGCGGAAACATTAACAAAATATTTTGAGATCTTTCGACCTCTTAACTATCCTACGTTCTTTTATGGCAATAATATGCAAATTGGTCTGATGATGATGGGCTTTATGGCTAAAAACTTTTTTAAGATCTTAAAAAATCCGAAAATGTTTCAATATATGAAATAG
- a CDS encoding TrmO family methyltransferase, which translates to MAKEEAIDCVECGARCSKDECSIIDNKTLCYRCLFGDVSPVSFYPIGFVLNEQDRDSSDFGLSKKGNVSRIELFDSQKRFMYKLEEESGLTVVYYLHKSRMVRSKFKRGYDGKKVGVFASRTPDRLSRIGIQDVQLLEVSGTMLVVEGLDAVNGTPVLDIKMRWKKK; encoded by the coding sequence ATGGCAAAAGAAGAAGCTATTGATTGTGTAGAATGCGGAGCTAGGTGTTCTAAAGATGAGTGCTCTATTATTGACAATAAGACACTGTGTTACAGGTGTCTATTTGGGGATGTTTCTCCTGTTAGTTTCTATCCGATCGGTTTTGTTTTAAATGAACAGGACAGAGATAGCAGTGATTTTGGCTTGTCTAAAAAGGGCAATGTGTCTCGCATTGAGCTATTTGATTCGCAAAAGAGATTTATGTACAAACTGGAAGAAGAGAGTGGTCTTACGGTGGTGTATTATTTGCATAAGTCCCGAATGGTACGGTCGAAATTTAAACGTGGATATGATGGTAAAAAAGTGGGGGTATTCGCTTCACGTACGCCGGATAGGCTCTCAAGAATTGGTATTCAAGATGTTCAGCTTCTTGAAGTCAGTGGAACCATGTTGGTTGTTGAAGGGCTAGATGCGGTTAATGGTACGCCTGTATTAGATATTAAAATGAGATGGAAAAAGAAGTAA
- a CDS encoding patatin-like phospholipase family protein: MHKTGLALGSGAARGLAHIGVLKALQEENVDIDMIAGSSIGALVGACYATSGDITFLEEIALKVDWKQMFRLTDPNFAFLFRGAIHGKKVKELLKSIIGDIEFKDLKIPLSIVATDANTCEEIVIHEGSVVEAVRASISIPAIFMPVKYSGGDARTGVIKERYLIDGGIVNPIPIDVVKDMGATFVIACNVINDPKTLPIPFKKKETIKVPVVKKKSDSVIFERVNNVVMSIMEDNADAVSALQEIVGTLKKKLNSRKQPLEPQMPNMFETIARTIMAMEYELAKSKVKDADIVITPDTSFVAPLEFFRGKETIAQGYTAARNIRDTLCKIL, encoded by the coding sequence ATGCATAAAACAGGATTGGCATTAGGAAGCGGCGCGGCTAGAGGGCTTGCTCATATCGGCGTTTTAAAGGCACTTCAAGAAGAAAATGTCGATATAGACATGATAGCCGGTTCGAGCATAGGGGCGCTTGTCGGTGCGTGCTATGCCACCTCTGGTGACATAACTTTTCTCGAAGAGATAGCGCTCAAGGTCGATTGGAAACAAATGTTCCGTCTTACGGATCCGAATTTTGCGTTCCTTTTCAGGGGAGCTATTCACGGAAAGAAGGTAAAAGAGCTATTAAAAAGCATCATTGGCGACATAGAATTCAAGGACCTGAAGATTCCGCTTTCGATTGTCGCGACCGACGCGAATACCTGCGAAGAGATCGTTATACACGAAGGGTCGGTTGTTGAAGCGGTGAGAGCCAGTATCTCTATTCCGGCAATATTCATGCCCGTAAAATATTCCGGCGGTGATGCACGTACGGGCGTAATAAAAGAGCGGTACCTGATCGACGGAGGGATTGTTAATCCGATACCGATAGATGTAGTTAAAGATATGGGCGCGACATTTGTTATTGCGTGTAATGTGATAAATGACCCAAAAACCCTCCCGATTCCGTTCAAGAAAAAAGAAACGATAAAGGTTCCGGTGGTGAAAAAGAAAAGCGACAGTGTCATATTTGAAAGAGTGAATAATGTGGTTATGAGCATCATGGAAGACAACGCCGATGCGGTCAGTGCTTTACAGGAAATTGTAGGTACACTCAAAAAGAAGCTTAATAGCAGGAAGCAGCCTCTTGAACCTCAAATGCCGAATATGTTCGAAACTATTGCCCGGACGATAATGGCAATGGAATATGAATTAGCAAAATCTAAGGTAAAGGACGCAGATATTGTTATAACTCCAGACACGTCTTTTGTCGCTCCGTTAGAGTTTTTCCGCGGTAAAGAAACTATTGCGCAAGGGTATACCGCTGCACGAAATATTCGGGACACTCTTTGTAAAATTTTATAA
- a CDS encoding glutamate decarboxylase, with the protein MLHKKHKAKKSGLQDEMLYPTFGSRELSAPVPKYTMPKKEMTSRDAYQLVHDELMLDGNARLNLATFVTTWMDPEANKLMAETFDKNMIDKDEYPQTAELEMRCVNILADLYNAPNEKDVVGCSTTGSSEAVMLCGMAFKWKWKERMKKKGKPTDKPNLVMGVDVQICWDKFCRYWEIEPRLIPMEKGRYSITPEEVLKRCDENTIGVAAILGTTFTGEYEPIKKIDDALDTFNKKTGYDIPLHVDAASGGFIAPFLQPKLQWDFRLKWVKSINVSGHKYGLVYPGVGWALWRDKAELPEDLVFHVNYLGGDMPTFALNFSRPGNQIVAQYYNFLRLGFDGYKRIQQASQDVAVYLSGKIEKLGPFECLTRGKDIPVFAFKIKDKAKVNYTVFDISEMLRHRGWLVPAYTLPENCEDMAVLRIVVKEGFSRDMAELLLEDINRILDHYKNQPGYKPTTRKTKGKIRC; encoded by the coding sequence ATGCTACATAAAAAACATAAAGCAAAAAAATCTGGATTGCAAGATGAGATGTTGTATCCGACATTCGGTTCACGCGAGTTGAGTGCGCCAGTGCCAAAATATACAATGCCAAAAAAAGAAATGACCTCACGTGATGCGTACCAGCTTGTACATGATGAACTCATGCTTGACGGCAATGCACGGCTCAATCTTGCAACATTCGTAACGACGTGGATGGATCCTGAAGCAAACAAATTGATGGCTGAAACATTTGATAAGAATATGATTGATAAAGACGAATATCCTCAAACCGCGGAGTTGGAAATGCGCTGTGTCAATATATTGGCGGATCTCTATAATGCGCCAAATGAAAAAGATGTGGTTGGCTGCTCTACAACGGGATCAAGTGAAGCTGTCATGCTTTGTGGTATGGCTTTTAAGTGGAAATGGAAAGAGCGGATGAAAAAGAAGGGTAAGCCTACAGATAAACCGAACTTGGTTATGGGTGTAGATGTCCAAATATGTTGGGATAAGTTTTGCCGTTATTGGGAAATCGAGCCACGGCTCATTCCTATGGAAAAAGGCCGTTATAGTATTACGCCGGAAGAAGTATTAAAAAGATGTGATGAAAATACGATTGGTGTTGCAGCAATATTAGGGACAACATTTACCGGTGAATATGAGCCCATTAAAAAAATAGATGATGCCCTCGATACATTTAATAAAAAAACAGGATACGATATACCTCTTCATGTTGATGCTGCAAGCGGAGGATTTATAGCTCCGTTCCTGCAGCCAAAACTTCAATGGGATTTTCGTTTAAAATGGGTTAAGTCAATCAATGTATCGGGACATAAATACGGTTTAGTGTATCCCGGTGTTGGTTGGGCTCTCTGGCGTGATAAAGCGGAGCTTCCGGAAGATCTTGTGTTTCATGTGAATTATCTTGGTGGTGATATGCCGACATTTGCGTTAAATTTTTCCAGACCGGGAAATCAAATCGTAGCTCAATACTACAATTTTTTGCGGTTAGGATTTGACGGGTATAAACGCATACAACAAGCGTCTCAAGACGTAGCGGTGTATTTATCGGGTAAAATTGAAAAACTTGGACCGTTTGAGTGTCTCACACGCGGTAAAGATATACCGGTTTTTGCATTTAAGATCAAAGACAAGGCAAAAGTAAATTATACGGTTTTTGATATATCAGAGATGTTGCGGCATCGTGGCTGGCTTGTCCCGGCATATACGTTGCCTGAAAATTGTGAGGATATGGCAGTGTTGCGTATTGTTGTTAAAGAAGGGTTTAGCCGTGATATGGCAGAGCTTTTACTTGAAGATATTAACCGTATTCTTGACCATTACAAAAACCAACCAGGGTATAAACCAACAACGAGAAAGACAAAAGGAAAAATACGCTGTTAA
- a CDS encoding adenylate/guanylate cyclase domain-containing protein, translating into MNSFKWFKEYYVTIQRSLTQHMILLILLASGAIFATSYFYGSRIAITHFSQSHIKSSLDQTEAELNQLFDSVKRNLFVARDWAQEGLLDHSDPKALNLLLIPLLKENPNVSSILFADVKGIEYLLLRADKLWKNRLTNIPERGQRTQWMSWKDAQTLLDKWEKVLDYDPRKRPWFKGALTLTDENEIYWTEPYTFFTTQEPGITASTIVGDADIQYVVAYDVLLLDISKFTTQFAISKHGMAFVTTEDGKVIGLPKSERFVTDTQIKQKVFTSYQSLGIMPLKNLFEAQQKLLPAEKVKPFHFTSEDVSWWGGSRVFTVGNLRLLIGVAMPEKDILPWLYKQRIIILFIIVVTIVLAIFLARYVARNYSRPLEILAQEARRIRDLDLDKDMAHINTRIVEVKELVDTQAQMLSALQSFSKYVPLEVVKQLVKKGEVAKIGGTTEELTVLFTDIQGFTSIAEQMSPEGITSLMEEYFESMIEVLRKHNATIDKFIGDAIVAFWGAPLPDIHHAQHAVCAVLNCLKELEANNVRWVQKGLPALPTRFGLATGSMTVGNVGARSRLSYTVLGDTVNLSSRIEGLNRFYGTGALAAETVKNKTGEEYVWRLVDTVNVKGKKNAVKIYEPIGRSGDVSEERIVSVKKYEEALRMYSDKKFKKASVVLEELINKTPSDSATKRLLHLCRQYLTNPPDDSWSGITQYKDK; encoded by the coding sequence ATGAATTCTTTTAAATGGTTTAAAGAGTATTATGTAACGATTCAACGTAGTCTGACACAGCACATGATACTTTTGATACTACTTGCATCAGGTGCGATATTTGCCACGAGCTATTTTTATGGTTCACGCATCGCTATTACTCATTTTTCTCAAAGTCACATAAAAAGTTCTCTAGATCAAACCGAAGCCGAGCTTAATCAATTATTTGATTCTGTGAAAAGGAATCTCTTTGTTGCTCGTGATTGGGCTCAAGAAGGGTTATTGGATCACAGTGATCCAAAAGCGCTCAACCTCTTGTTAATCCCTTTGCTGAAAGAAAACCCAAATGTATCTTCCATACTGTTTGCAGATGTAAAAGGAATAGAGTATTTGCTGCTCCGCGCAGATAAACTGTGGAAGAATCGCCTTACGAACATCCCAGAGAGAGGACAGCGAACACAATGGATGAGCTGGAAAGATGCTCAGACGTTACTTGATAAATGGGAAAAAGTTTTAGATTATGATCCTCGAAAACGACCATGGTTTAAGGGCGCATTGACTCTTACTGATGAAAATGAGATATATTGGACTGAGCCATATACTTTTTTCACTACACAAGAACCAGGTATTACAGCATCAACAATAGTGGGAGATGCGGATATTCAATATGTGGTGGCATATGATGTTCTGCTGCTTGATATATCAAAATTTACGACACAGTTTGCCATTAGCAAGCACGGTATGGCTTTTGTTACTACCGAAGACGGTAAAGTTATCGGTCTACCAAAAAGTGAACGTTTTGTTACTGATACACAGATAAAGCAGAAAGTATTCACGTCGTACCAGTCACTCGGTATAATGCCGCTCAAGAATCTTTTTGAAGCGCAACAAAAGCTTTTGCCGGCAGAGAAGGTTAAGCCATTTCATTTTACCAGCGAAGATGTGTCGTGGTGGGGCGGGAGCCGGGTATTTACCGTTGGGAATCTCAGGCTATTAATCGGTGTTGCTATGCCTGAAAAAGATATTTTGCCTTGGCTCTACAAACAGAGGATTATTATATTATTTATTATTGTTGTGACTATTGTCTTAGCAATATTTTTGGCCCGTTATGTTGCCCGTAATTACAGTCGGCCTCTTGAAATACTCGCCCAGGAGGCACGGCGTATCCGTGACCTTGATCTCGATAAAGATATGGCGCACATTAATACTCGTATTGTAGAGGTGAAGGAGCTCGTTGATACGCAGGCTCAGATGCTTTCAGCGCTACAATCTTTTTCAAAGTATGTTCCTCTTGAAGTGGTTAAACAACTAGTGAAAAAGGGTGAAGTTGCAAAAATAGGGGGTACCACAGAGGAGTTGACAGTACTCTTTACGGATATACAGGGATTTACCTCAATAGCTGAACAGATGTCTCCTGAAGGTATAACATCTCTCATGGAAGAATATTTTGAAAGCATGATCGAAGTGTTACGAAAACATAACGCGACAATCGATAAGTTTATAGGGGATGCCATAGTTGCTTTTTGGGGTGCGCCGCTTCCGGATATTCATCATGCACAGCACGCGGTATGCGCAGTATTGAACTGTCTTAAAGAATTAGAAGCTAATAATGTACGCTGGGTGCAAAAGGGGTTGCCGGCTTTGCCTACACGATTTGGTCTTGCAACAGGATCGATGACGGTCGGAAATGTTGGGGCACGTTCACGTTTAAGTTATACCGTTTTGGGTGATACGGTTAATTTATCAAGCCGTATTGAAGGATTGAATCGTTTTTATGGAACAGGCGCTCTTGCAGCAGAAACGGTAAAAAATAAGACAGGCGAAGAGTATGTCTGGAGATTGGTTGATACCGTTAACGTAAAAGGGAAAAAGAATGCGGTGAAAATATATGAGCCTATTGGTAGATCAGGCGACGTGTCCGAGGAGAGAATAGTATCTGTAAAGAAATATGAAGAAGCTTTGAGAATGTATTCTGATAAAAAATTTAAGAAAGCATCTGTTGTATTAGAAGAATTAATAAACAAAACCCCGAGTGATTCAGCGACAAAACGATTACTGCATTTATGTAGGCAATATCTTACCAATCCTCCGGACGATTCATGGTCCGGCATTACGCAATACAAAGATAAATAG
- a CDS encoding DUF302 domain-containing protein, whose protein sequence is MKKVIIGLVFGFVIGIAVCVGASVVLVPKYVLLVKESKYTIDETIKHLAKAIEKEKWHVLVESDVNESLSRAGVKLKPKIKIIKFSKAEYAKEILEDHRELACMMPPSIAVYEGEDGKVYISKMNMGLIAKIYGGVVNKIMGEKISVDENRIISAVVKREECNVICGKVGHENK, encoded by the coding sequence ATGAAAAAAGTAATAATCGGTCTTGTTTTTGGTTTTGTTATTGGTATAGCTGTATGTGTAGGCGCGTCAGTTGTTTTAGTGCCTAAATATGTGCTTTTAGTAAAGGAAAGTAAATACACGATAGATGAAACGATTAAACATTTAGCGAAGGCGATAGAAAAAGAAAAATGGCATGTCCTTGTTGAGAGTGACGTTAATGAGTCATTATCTAGAGCTGGGGTGAAGTTAAAGCCAAAAATAAAGATAATTAAATTTAGCAAAGCGGAATATGCAAAAGAAATATTAGAAGATCATAGAGAATTAGCATGTATGATGCCGCCTTCTATTGCTGTTTATGAGGGGGAAGATGGTAAGGTATATATTTCCAAAATGAATATGGGTCTAATAGCGAAGATATATGGCGGTGTTGTAAATAAGATTATGGGAGAGAAAATTTCCGTAGATGAAAACAGAATTATTAGTGCTGTTGTTAAGAGAGAAGAATGTAACGTGATCTGTGGAAAAGTGGGGCATGAAAACAAATAA
- a CDS encoding metalloregulator ArsR/SmtB family transcription factor, which yields MNYEKKSELLKALGHPVRLRIACGLLKHECNVNKIVDSLGLPQSTVSQHLGILRSQGIIHSHKDGVRTCYKVIDKNIKKLLRVIESEVDV from the coding sequence ATGAACTACGAAAAAAAGAGTGAACTCTTAAAGGCGTTAGGGCATCCTGTGCGGTTGCGTATAGCATGCGGTTTACTGAAGCATGAATGTAACGTTAATAAGATTGTCGATTCGTTAGGACTGCCGCAATCAACGGTATCACAGCATCTGGGAATACTAAGATCGCAGGGAATAATTCATTCACACAAAGATGGAGTGAGAACATGTTATAAAGTTATTGATAAAAATATCAAAAAACTGTTACGCGTAATAGAGAGTGAGGTAGATGTATGA
- a CDS encoding MMPL family transporter: MKGNKVTEYALMHPKLIIGIMIALTLVLGALIPMIKIDTDPENMLSKNEAVRVFHDKMKKEFAFHDMVVLGIVNEKNPNGVFNPDSLKKIYELTEYTKTLRWQDKDDPEKQAGVIEVDLIAPSTVDNIEQGGLGVVNFSWLMKEPPDTQVDALLIRDRAQRIPFLKDTLLSDDGKALCLYIPLTSKDLSHKVYTSLKKKIGTLNGDEQYYITGLPVAEDTFGVEMFVQMAVSAPLAMFVIFLLMLYFFRKLVLIISPMIVAMVSVIWTMGLLIGTGNTVHIMSSMIPIFIMPIAVLDSIHILSEFFERYQQYKDRKDTIRVVMKDLFKPMLYTSLTSAAGFGSLALTPIPPVQVFGVFIAIGVMSAWVLTIIFIPAYIMLLPKKSLENFGATHHETGVPNTFIGKLMFGMSYFTFKRAKLIIVMSLVLCVIAIYGISKIQINDNPIRWFTPSHPIRVADRVLNHHFGGTYMSYLTLQSDQKDVPLHTFIDELLERVKNDDVNSAIYDQFKDEAEKNKGQELTKERFLENMTESCEKKIDSAGEDTIDQWEDLAYFVDKEKQRGQVFKDPRVLNYITDLQKALLKTGFVGKSNSLSDIVKTVHRELLLGKDEEFRIPDTSDAVAQCLLTFQNSHRPHDLWHFVSTDYKKTALWIQLKSGDNKDMSQMVDYIDQYIKTHKPPVPLSFNWFGLTYINVVWQQKMVSGMMQAFIGSFLVVFLMMTFLFRSALWGFLCMIPLTVTIGFIYGAIGLVGKDYDMPIAVLSSLTLGLAVDFSIHFLSRARVMYEEFGSWKKTVTKVFGEPARAIARNVIVIAVGFLPLLAAPLMPYKTVGVFLAAILAVSGIATLVILPAMIKVLEKYLFGKDMSQVKLACNCATCGIMIASLIVFVALNIHQFAGIPWSSLMWYVVPSFILVPFGCCLMRRRCKTDTIENKGEKS; this comes from the coding sequence ATGAAAGGGAATAAAGTAACAGAATATGCATTGATGCATCCAAAACTTATTATCGGGATAATGATTGCGCTGACACTGGTTCTTGGCGCGCTTATACCGATGATTAAAATTGATACTGATCCTGAAAACATGCTTTCGAAAAATGAAGCGGTACGTGTTTTTCACGACAAGATGAAAAAGGAGTTTGCGTTTCATGATATGGTAGTTCTGGGTATTGTTAATGAAAAGAATCCTAACGGTGTTTTTAATCCTGATTCGCTTAAAAAAATATACGAGTTAACCGAATATACAAAAACACTCAGGTGGCAGGATAAAGATGATCCTGAAAAACAAGCAGGTGTAATCGAGGTAGATCTTATAGCTCCTTCTACTGTCGATAACATAGAGCAAGGTGGGCTCGGTGTTGTTAACTTCAGCTGGTTGATGAAAGAACCGCCTGACACGCAAGTTGATGCGCTGCTTATACGTGACCGTGCTCAAAGAATACCGTTTCTTAAAGATACGTTACTTTCAGATGACGGGAAAGCACTGTGCCTCTATATTCCTCTTACATCAAAAGATCTCAGTCATAAGGTGTATACAAGCCTGAAAAAGAAAATCGGAACATTAAACGGTGATGAACAATATTATATTACCGGGCTTCCTGTCGCAGAGGATACCTTTGGTGTGGAAATGTTCGTGCAGATGGCAGTATCGGCACCGCTTGCCATGTTTGTTATCTTTCTTTTGATGCTGTATTTCTTTCGCAAACTGGTGCTTATTATCTCTCCGATGATAGTTGCCATGGTCTCTGTGATATGGACAATGGGGCTTTTGATCGGTACGGGAAACACGGTCCACATAATGAGCTCAATGATACCAATATTTATAATGCCGATTGCGGTACTTGATTCGATACATATTTTATCAGAGTTCTTTGAGCGGTATCAGCAGTATAAAGATCGTAAAGATACTATACGGGTTGTTATGAAAGATCTTTTCAAACCAATGTTGTATACATCTCTAACATCTGCCGCAGGTTTTGGTTCACTTGCCTTGACCCCTATCCCGCCGGTGCAGGTGTTTGGAGTATTCATAGCAATCGGTGTTATGTCCGCATGGGTGCTTACAATCATCTTTATTCCGGCATATATAATGCTTTTACCGAAAAAATCGCTGGAAAACTTTGGGGCGACGCATCATGAAACTGGTGTCCCAAACACGTTTATTGGAAAATTGATGTTTGGTATGTCGTATTTCACGTTTAAAAGGGCAAAACTCATTATTGTCATGTCGTTAGTACTCTGTGTAATAGCGATTTATGGTATCAGTAAAATTCAGATCAATGATAATCCTATTCGTTGGTTTACTCCATCACATCCGATACGTGTGGCGGACCGTGTGTTAAATCATCATTTTGGCGGTACATATATGTCATATTTAACGCTTCAGTCCGATCAAAAAGATGTACCTTTGCATACGTTTATAGATGAATTATTGGAACGTGTAAAGAATGATGATGTCAATAGTGCGATCTACGACCAATTTAAAGATGAAGCCGAAAAGAATAAAGGTCAAGAATTGACCAAAGAACGGTTTTTAGAAAACATGACCGAATCTTGTGAAAAGAAGATAGATTCTGCCGGTGAGGATACCATAGATCAATGGGAAGATCTGGCTTATTTTGTTGATAAGGAAAAACAGCGTGGACAGGTGTTTAAAGATCCTAGAGTATTAAACTATATAACGGATCTTCAAAAAGCACTTCTGAAAACAGGTTTTGTTGGTAAATCTAATTCCCTTTCAGATATCGTAAAAACGGTACACAGGGAGCTCCTTTTAGGTAAAGACGAAGAGTTTCGCATACCTGATACGAGTGATGCGGTTGCGCAATGTTTGCTGACATTTCAAAATAGTCACCGGCCGCATGATCTGTGGCATTTTGTATCAACAGACTATAAAAAAACTGCTTTGTGGATACAGCTGAAAAGCGGTGATAATAAAGATATGTCGCAGATGGTTGATTATATAGATCAGTATATAAAGACACACAAGCCGCCGGTACCGTTATCATTTAATTGGTTTGGTCTTACCTATATTAATGTTGTATGGCAGCAGAAGATGGTTAGTGGTATGATGCAGGCTTTTATTGGCAGTTTTCTCGTAGTATTTTTGATGATGACCTTTCTCTTCAGGTCAGCGTTATGGGGCTTTTTATGTATGATTCCCTTAACGGTTACGATCGGTTTTATTTATGGCGCGATCGGTCTTGTAGGTAAAGATTATGATATGCCTATAGCGGTATTGTCTTCACTGACACTGGGGCTGGCAGTGGACTTTTCTATCCACTTTTTGTCCCGTGCACGGGTAATGTATGAAGAATTTGGCAGCTGGAAAAAAACGGTGACAAAAGTATTTGGTGAACCGGCAAGAGCTATTGCACGAAACGTTATAGTTATTGCAGTCGGGTTTTTACCTCTTCTTGCGGCACCGTTGATGCCGTATAAAACTGTAGGGGTGTTTTTGGCGGCAATATTAGCTGTATCGGGTATCGCTACTTTGGTTATTTTGCCCGCTATGATTAAAGTATTGGAAAAATATTTATTCGGTAAAGATATGTCACAAGTAAAACTTGCGTGTAACTGTGCTACGTGTGGTATTATGATCGCTTCACTCATAGTATTTGTAGCGCTTAATATCCATCAATTTGCGGGAATACCATGGAGCAGTCTTATGTGGTATGTTGTACCGAGTTTTATACTAGTGCCGTTTGGGTGCTGTTTAATGCGCAGGAGATGCAAAACCGATACAATTGAAAACAAAGGAGAGAAGTCATGA